Part of the Palaemon carinicauda isolate YSFRI2023 chromosome 8, ASM3689809v2, whole genome shotgun sequence genome is shown below.
TTGAATGCATTATAAGACACGCATTTTGAATCAGGGGAAAATAGCGAAACAATTCTCAAAATGTTCATCATTGTATTTTGTTCATGGACATTATAATTCATTTCTAAAATTACTCCTTTGCTTCAGGATACTTATCTCTCAACGAGGTGTTCCTACACCTGAAGGACAGTTCTCACCCCTACGTGAGGAACCTCTCGGTAGACCGCCTGAGGAAGCGGATCGGGGACCACCTCCTCACCAGTCGTTTGTTCTGCGCCGCCCCTGAGAGCTTCAGATCAGGGCGATTCAGAAGATACGGCTTGACCCCTTCAGAGCCGGCTCCAGGCCTTCCTTCGTCGCCTGTTCCAGGGCCCTCCACTTCCTCTTCAGGGACTGTGTAACCCCTGGGATCTGGATGGATGGGTCCCCCCACTTCCTCTGCAGGGACTGTGCAACCCCTGGGATCTGGATGGATGGGTCCCTCCACTTCCTCTGCAGGGACTGTGCAGCCCTTGGGATCCGGATGGATGGGTAACTACGGTATCCTGATCCCGCCCTTTGTTTACGTCACGCCGCAGGTGGATGTGTCTGTTAGCAATCCTCCGCAAGGTCGAAGTGCATCTTGTCAAGGAGGGACGTCTTATTCGCCAGTGACTCAAGTCATCTCTGCTGAACCTGTTTCCCAGGGGACTTCTACTTCCAATCCAACCAGTTTTACCTATATATTCTCCTGCTCAGTTAATCCTACTTTTTCCTGCTCAATAAATCCTACTTATTCCTTCGCATCAAATCCTACCTCCTCCTGTTCAGTTAATTCTACTTCTTCCTGCTCAATAAATCCCACTTACTCCATCTCATCAAATCCTACCTCCTCCTGCTTAGTTAATCCTACTATTTCCTTCCCTCCAAATCCTGAATCCTCATGCTCATTAAATCCTACTGCTTCCTTCACACCAAATCCTGATTCCTCCAGCTCATTAAATCCTACTGCTTACTTCCCCCCAAATCCTGACTCCTCCTGCTCATTGAATCCTACTGCTTCCTGCTCATTGAATCCTACAGCTTCCTGCTCATTAAATCCTACTGCTTCCTGCTCATTAAATCCTACTACTTCCTTCCCACCAAATCCTGACTCCTCATGCTCAGTAAATCCTACTACTTCCTGCTCCTTAAATCCTACTGCTTCCTTCCCACCAAATCCTACCCCCTCCAACCCCCCTAACTACTCCACATCCCCATCCTTCTAGCATCCCTGTTCATCTCAAGCTATTACTTCACAGCCAGCTGTTTCTCTCCCTCAAGCTGTCCCTCCAACGGGACCACCCCCTCATGAGGACTCTTCTGCCAATGCCTCTCAGCTTCCCCCTTCACGCCCAGAGGCCATTTCACTAACCTCCTCGTCGTCCAAGTCTGTATCTCCTTCTTCTGAAATGTCCCCTCCTTCGCTACCTCCTCCTGCCCTTTCTCCGCCTCCCTCCTTTGACCTCCTTTGCCAAATGTCATCCTTTGTCCCTGAGTCTACCCATACTGCCGCCCTTCAAGCCTCCTCTCCTCCACCTTCTTCCTCTGAAGTCACTATCTCACCGGTAGCTCCTAACCCTGTGACGTCACAGCCACCACGTCTCTGCACTAACGATATCCCAAATCCGGACTGTTGCAACTTTTCCTTTTTCGCGTCAGACTATCACTCTTCTTCCGACAATTTGGCTTCCACTTCTTCCTCCACATCCCCTTCTGCTTATTTATCATCATCTTCTGTGCCGTCTACCCGTCCATCATCAGCCTGTGAAGGAAGCTATTCCCAAACTTCGTTTGGAAACGGGAGCGGAACAGAGCAGACAGAGCAGACCGAGCAGACAGAGGGTGCCATGAATCCAGACACTCAAAGGTAAGTTATCCTTTCTGCAATTGTCTTTACATGTTTGCAAGTTCCAGTAGAATTGTGTTGTATATTGAAAGCCATTCACATAAtagattatattttccttttttatttgttctCCTGTGCATTGTTCTTTCCTCTTATAtttgattaatagaaaaaaaaaattatgttctgGCTATTTATGTCTTCTGTAAATGAATTATAACATTCAATTAAGAAAGATGAAAGCAAACCCTTTCATTTTCATTTGACCAGGACGGTTCTAGGTTTAAATGGTCAGGACTGTTTTATGTTTAAATGAACAAGACTGTTTTAGGTTTAAATGGACAGAAATATTCTAGGTTTAAAATGCCAAGACTGTTTTAGGTTTAAATGGCCAAGACTGTTTTAGGTTTAAATGGACATGATTATTTTAGGCTTAAATGGCTAAGACTGTTTTAGGTTTAAATGGACATGATTATTTTAAGTTTAAATGGCTAAGACTGTTTTAGGTTTAAATGGACATGATTATTTTAGGTTTAAATGGCCAGGACTGTTTTAGGTTTAAATGGACATGATTATTTTAGGTTTAAATGGCCAAGACTGTTTTAAGTTTAAATGGACATGATTATTTTAGGTTTAAATGGCCAAGACTGTTTTAGGTTTAAATGGACATGATTATTTTAGGTTTAAATAGCCAAGACTGTTTTAGGTTTAAATGGACATGATTATTTTAGGTTTAAATGGCTAAGACTGTTTTAGGTTTAAATGGACATGATTATTTTAGGTTTAAATGGCCAGGACTGTTTTAGGTTTAAATGGACATGATTATTTTAGGTTTAAATGGACATAATTATTCTAGGTTTAAATGGCCAGGACTGTTTTAGGTCTAAATGGCCGGGGCTGTTTTAGGTCTAAATGGCCGGGGCTGTTTTAGGTTTATGTGGACAACCCTGCTTTAGGTTTAAATGGCCAGGACTGCTTTAGGTTTAAATGGACAGGATTGTTTTAAATTTAAATGGACAGGAATATTCTATGTTTAAATTGCCAATACTGTTGTAGGTTTAAATGGACAGGACCGTTTTAAGATATGAATGGCCAGGACTGTTTTAGATTTAAATGGACAGGAATATTCTATGTTTAAAATGCCAATACTGTTGGAGGTTTAAATGGACGGGACCGTTTCAAGATATGAATAGCCAGGACTGCTTTAGGTTTAAATGGACAGAACTGTTTTAGGTTTAAATGGCTacgattttatcatatatatgcaatatgacTTGCATTAAAATGCAACTATTACTCGTAAATTGTACctattttatatcaaattttatctTTGTCCACAGACTTGAAGACCTCAATTCATCGGTGTCCAATCCTCTGTTAGACTTCATCGAAGAGCTCTATAGAGAATGGCAGGTTAACCATGTGTATAGAGCCAGTGATTAATTCTTGAGTCTTGAGTCTTCAGACAAAGTCTAACAGGGTAACATGCGTGTGTTGAATCTTTAAACAAAGGCTAACAGGTGGCCAAGCATGTGTCGAGCCATTGATTAATTTTTGAGTCTTGAGTCTTTACACAAAGGCTAAAAGGGGATCAAGCATGTATAGAGCCACTGATTAATTACTGAGTCTTTAAACAAAGTCTAAAAGTGGACAAAACATTTAAGAGCCACTGATTAATGCTTGAGCCTTCAAACAAAGGCTAAAAGGGGACCTAGCATATGTTGAGCCACTGATTAATTTTTGGGTCTTGAGCCTTCAAACAAAGGCTAAAAGGGGACCTAGCATATGTCGAGCAACTGATTAAATTTTGAGTCTTGAGTGTTTAAACAAAAGCTAAAAGGGGACCTAGCATACGTCGAGCCACTGATTAATTTTTGAGTCTTGAGCCTTCAAACAAAGGCTAAAAGGGGACCTGGCATATGTCGAGCCACTGATTAATTTTTGTCTTGAGTGTTTAAACAAAAGCTAAAAGGGGACCTAGCATACGTCGAGCCACTGATTGATTTCTGAGTCCTGAGCCTTCAAACAAAGGCTAAAAGGGGACCTAGCATATGTCGAACTACTGATTAATTTTTGAGTCTTGAGTGTTTAAACAAAAGCTAAAAGGGGATCAAGCATATGTTGAGCCACTGATTAATTTTTGAGTCTTGAGCCTTCAAACAAAGGCTAAAAGGGGATCAAGCATGTGTCGAACCACTGATTAATTCTCGAGCATTGAATCTTTAAACAAAGGCTAGAAGGGTGCAAAGTATGTGCCGAACTGATGAAGAAAGGATAAAGTATCCTTCGTAGGATtagattttgatattttatattccttagTATCTACTGATAGTTTCTTCAATAGATGTATTGTAGGTACACAAAATTATCATTAGGAGTATCTTAAACCTTTTAGATATTTTCATGTTAGAAATTCAAATGTGATATAAATGAGTTATATTATTACACTTATTGATTTACAATGTT
Proteins encoded:
- the LOC137645404 gene encoding uncharacterized protein: MGPPTSSAGTVQPLGSGWMGPSTSSAGTVQPLGSGWMGNYGILIPPFVYVTPQVDVSVSNPPQGRSASCQGGTSYSPVTQVISAEPVSQGTSTSNPTSFTYIFSCSVNPTFSCSINPTYSFASNPTSSCSVNSTSSCSINPTYSISSNPTSSCLVNPTISFPPNPESSCSLNPTASFTPNPDSSSSLNPTAYFPPNPDSSCSLNPTASCSLNPTASCSLNPTASCSLNPTTSFPPNPDSSCSHPCSSQAITSQPAVSLPQAVPPTGPPPHEDSSANASQLPPSRPEAISLTSSSSKSVSPSSEMSPPSLPPPALSPPPSFDLLCQMSSFVPESTHTAALQASSPPPSSSEVTISPVAPNPVTSQPPRLCTNDIPNPDCCNFSFFASDYHSSSDNLASTSSSTSPSAYLSSSSVPSTRPSSACEGSYSQTSFGNGSGTEQTEQTEQTEGAMNPDTQRLEDLNSSVSNPLLDFIEELYREWQVNHVYRASD